The following are from one region of the Amblyraja radiata isolate CabotCenter1 chromosome 42, sAmbRad1.1.pri, whole genome shotgun sequence genome:
- the LOC116967957 gene encoding zinc finger protein OZF-like, with amino-acid sequence MAGHKEKRYECEVCGKAWQYPSSLEIHRRVHTGERPFDCSECGKDFKMAQHLKLHQQLHTGEKPYGCPTCGKSFARISRLREHRRVHSSKRPFTCSDCGKGFKSSQDLKVHRRVHNGKQPYTCSDCGKDFSSSSNLLKHKRIHTGERPYTCVQCGKGFTQSHHLLSHQRIHTGERPYTCNDCGKGFARSDILLEHQRIHTGERPYTCSHCGKCFSQSSILLVHQRSHTGERPYTCALCGKDFSRSSYLLNHQRSHTGERPYNCAQCGKVFTESHHLLEHQRSHTDERSYTCAQCGKGFTRSSGLRSHQRVHAGNRPFPSSMCGEGFAMASHALSHQHVHTSGQPYDCPYCGESFDSSRGLRQHQRTHAGERLLPLREALQESTGAAGAPEDTHQRETLQ; translated from the exons ATGGCGGggcacaaggagaagcgttatgagtgtgaagTGTGTGGGAAGGCCTGGCAGTACCCGAGCTctctggagatccaccggcgggttcacacaggagaacgccccttcgactgttcGGAGTGCGGCAAAGACTTCAAGATGGCGCAACACCTGAAGCTGCACCAGCagctgcacacgggcgagaagccctatggctgccccacctgcggcaagagcttcgccCGGATATCGCGGCTGCGGGAGCacaggcgggtgcacagcagtaaaCGGCCCTTTacgtgctccgactgcggcaaaggcttcaagtcgtcgcaggacctgaaggtgcacaggcgtgtACACAACGGGAAgcagccctacacctgcagcgactgcggcaaggacttctccagctccagcaacctgctgaagcacaagcgcatccacaccggcgagcgtccctacacctgtgttcagtgcggcaagggcttcacccagtcacatcatctgctgtcccaccagcgcatccacaccggggagcggccctacacctgcaatgactgtggcaagggcttcgCCCGCTCCGAcatcctgctggagcaccagcgcatccacactggcgagcgcccctacacctgcagccaCTGCGGCAAGTGCTTTTCCCAGTCCAGCATCCTGCTTGTGCACCAGCGcagccacactggcgagcgcccttaCACCTGTGCCCTGTGCGGCAAGGACTTCAGCCGCTCCTCCTATCTGCTGAACCACCAGCGcagccacaccggcgagcgcccctacaactgcgcccagtgcggcaaggtctTCACCGAGTCACATcatctgctggagcaccagcgcagccACACCGACGAGCgctcctacacctgcgcccagtgcggcaagggcttcacccgctcctccgGGCTGcgctcccaccagcgggtgcacgccggcaacCGTCCCTTCCCCAGCTCAATGTGTGGAGagggctttgccatggcctcccacgccctgtctcaccagcacgtgcacaccagtggccagccctacgactgcccgtactgtggtgagtcgtttgacagctcgcgggggttgcggcagcaccagcggacccacgccggcgagcggcTGCTCCCACTGCGGGAAGCGttacaagagagcacgggggctgcgggagcaccagaggatacacaccagagagagaccct TCAGtga